A single window of Nicotiana tomentosiformis chromosome 1, ASM39032v3, whole genome shotgun sequence DNA harbors:
- the LOC138906670 gene encoding uncharacterized protein, whose translation MAVTTRSGKGGDETTSNQRRIVDGDVVVQEDEIPSNVVQANDEVRIDIDENVEETQEEVNPSREHVTDIPEPIVPKAKVPMRRPPPTYPQRLAKQNSQNQFKKYIDMMKSLSINVPLVEALEQMSAYAKFMKDLVTKKRSMNCETIKMTHQVSAIAYSMAPKLEDPGAFTIPCTIRSANFAKALCDLGASINLMPYSVFKTLGIGQQRPTSMRLQMPDQTKKRPLEIIDDVLVRVDKFILLADFVFLDSEVNYKGPIILGRPFLDTWKALVDMEAGELTFRVGDEKVVFHECKSMRKPNSNEVCSFVDSVTEVIVDDASDVMNVEDILEVVLLNHDDDEMEDFVVCVSALQGKGSYTYEPRKLSLDLENRKSTPTMPSVKERPTLELKPLPSHLRYEFIGPFST comes from the coding sequence ATGGCCGTGACTAcgagaagtggaaaaggtggagatgaaaccacctcaaatcaaagaagaattgtggatggtGATGttgtggttcaagaagatgaaattccaagcaatgtggttcaagctaatgacgaagtgagaattgatattgatgaaaatgtggaggagacgcaagaagaagtgaacccatctagggagcaTGTGActgacataccggaaccgataGTGCCGAAGGCTAAGGTGCCAATGCGAAGGCCTCCTCCtacataccctcaaaggcttgcaaagcaaaatagtcagaaccaattcaaaaagtatattgacatgatgaagagtttgtCTATCAATGTACCATTGGTTGAGGCATTGGAACAAATGTCggcttatgcaaagttcatgaaggacttggtcaccAAGAAGAGGTCAATGAATTGTGAAAcaatcaagatgacacatcaagtgagtgctattgcatactcaatggctccgaaattggaagatccggGTGCGTTCACAATCCCCTGCACTATTAGGAGCGCCAActttgccaaagctttatgtgatttgggggcaagtatcaacttgatgccctactccgTGTTCAAaacattgggaattgggcaacaaaggcccacatctatgaggttgcaaatgccGGATCAGACTAAGAAGAGGCCATtagaaattattgatgatgtgttagtccgagttgataagttcatccttctaGCAGACTTTGTGTTCCTTGATTCTGAGGTTAACTACAAGGgtcctattatcttgggtagacctttccttgatacgtggaaggctcttgttgatatgGAAGCTGGTGAGCTCACTTTTCGGGTGGGTGacgaaaaggtggttttccatgagTGCAAATCGATGaggaaaccaaatagcaacgaagtatgtTCATTCGTGGATTCAGTCACCGAagttattgttgatgatgctagtgatGTGATGAATGTTGAGGATATCTTGGAAGTTGTGTTGctcaatcatgatgatgatgagatggaaGACTTTGTGGTATGTGTCAGTGCTTTGCAAGGAAAGGGGTcatatacttatgaaccccgaaaattgtccttagatcttgagaaccggaagtCTACTCCAACAATGCCCTCAGTGAAGGAGcgtcccactttggagttaaagcctttgccttcacatctcaggtatgagtttaTTGGCCCTTTTTCCACTTAA